CGTCCGGGCCGGCCGCGCGGCGCAGCACCACGAGCGCGGCGACCGCGCCGACGACCATACCGACGGAACCGCCGATGCCCAGGGCCACGAGAGCGGCCGCGGCATCACGCCCGCCCCACGTCGCCGCGACCGACAGCACGGCCGAGGTGACGATGCCGACCGCCCAGCCGACCGACGACGCGAGGACCGCGGCGCGGGACCGCTCGAGCGCGTAGAGCACCCGGGTCAGGTGGAGCATGATGCCGAGCCCGACGAGCCCGGGAGCCATCCAGCTGAGCGCCGGGGCCATCGCGGCGATCACGCGGTCGTCCCCGTGGCCGACCACGGAGAACACGCGCGCGACCTGGGGCGCGGCTGCGACCAGCGCGCTCGCGCCGACCGCACCGAGGACGAGCACGGCACGGGTCGTGAGCGAGACGAGGCGCGCGAGCCGCTCGGGCTGGCCCACGACGTCGGCGATGCGCGGGAAGGCGCTCGTGACGAGCGGGACGACGAGGACTGCGTGCGGGAGGACGTAGACGGCCTGCGTGTACTGGTAGACGGCGAACGTGCCGTCGCCGCCGCGGTTGTTGGCGAGCCAGATCGTCGCGACGAGCGAGAGCTGCTGCGCGAGCACGGCGACGACGCCTGCGGCCGCGAGCTTCCGCGCGCGTCGCGCGACACCCTCGGGGAACCGCCACGTGAGCCGCAGCCGGACGCCGCTGCGAGCGGTGGGCAGGAGCAGCGGGACGGAGAGGGCGACGACACCCGCCGTCGTGCCCCACGCGAGCCAGGCGACCGCGCGCGCCGGGAGCGCGGCGAGGTCGTCCTGGGCGCCGTCGGCGGTCGCACCGAACACGAGGTAGGCGCCGATGACGACGAGCGTCGACAGGACGGGGACGAAAGCGGGCCAGAAGAACCGCTTCTGCGCCTGGAGCACGCCCGTCAGCACGACCCCGAGACCGTACAGCGGCACCTGCCACGCGAAGACCCGCAGGAAGTGCGCGGTGAGCTCCAGCTGAGCCTCAGGCGCCCCTTCGCCGAGGAACACCGTGACGAGCGGCCCGGCGAGGACGGCGACGAGGACCGCGAGCGGGACGAGGATCGTGGCGGTCCACGTGAGGGCGGCGGACGCGATCCGGTCGACCTCGGCGCGCGCCCCGCGCGCGAGCGGCGCTGCGAGGAGCGGGATGACCGCGCCGGCGAGAGCGCCGCCGGCGGCGACCTCGAACAGGACGTTGGGCAGGGCGTTCGCCGACGCGTACGCCGTGCCGGTCGCGCCGTAGCCGACCGTGCCGGCCTGCACCATCCACCGGGAGAACCCGAGGATGCGTGAGAGGAGCGTGATCGCCGTGATCATGGCGGCCGCGCCCACCAGGCCGGTGGCGATCCGGCCCGAGCGCGACCGCAGGCTCACGGGCGTCTGCCCCACGCGTCGAGGGTGGAGAGCACGGGCGTGCGCTCGATGACGCGCGAGAAGCTGACGCGCTCGGACGCGAGCGTCAGACCGACGACGGTCGCTGCAGCTGCGAGCCGCACGCGTCGCGACGCCTGCGTGAGCCCGACGCCGACGACGCCGCCGAGCGCGTTGGCGCCGCTGTCGCCGAGCATGTCGAGCTCGGCGAGGTCGGCGGGCAGCGACGCGGCGGCAGGACCGACGACGGCGGCCGCCTGGGCGGGAGCCCCGGCGACGGCGACGGCCGCGGCGCCGATCAGGCCGACCTTGAGCGCGCGTCCGGGGCGCAGGTCGAAGAGGTTGACGAGGTTCGCCGTACCGGCGACGAGCACCGAGTCGAGGGCGAGGTCACCGAGCGCGGCCGCGGCGGACGTCCCCTGTGCGCGTCGGCGGTCCTTCCCGACGAGGGTCGCGGCGACGAACGCCCCCGCCCCGATGGCGGCGATCTTCATCGCTCCGGTGGTGACGCGGCCCTCGCGCAGCGCGCCGAGGTGCCCGCGCAGGCCCTTGTCGCGCTGCTCGGTGTCCTCGCGCAGGTCGTCGTTGAGCCCGGCCGCTCCCCCGGCCAGGGCAGCGATCGCGCCCGCAGCCCCGACACGCGCTCGGCGTGAGGCCGCTCCACCGACCAGCGCACCGGCCGCGAGGCCGGAGGCGAGCGCCGGGCCGCCCATGAGGCTGACACGGGTGCCGCGGAAGTTGGTGCGCAGCCACGTCGCGGTGCCACCGGGCATCTGCTCGTCGAGGGCCGCGCGGACGAGGTTGCGCGCCGTGACCCCGGCGAGCACGCCGGCGACCGAGCCGCGCAGCCGCGTCATGCGTCGTCGCCCCCGTCTGCAGCGTTCTCGTCGTCGCCGTCTGCGTCGCCGTCTGCGTCGCCGTCTGCGTCGCCGTCTGCGTCGCCGTCGGGCTGCTGCACGACGACGGTGCGTGCGGTGCGGTCGACCTCGGCGAGGCGCACGACGGGCGGCGCCACCGCCGTCGCTCCGGCCTGCGGGCCGTAATGACCGACGGTGCCGGAGGCCTGCGCCGCGAGGGTGAGGACGGTCGTGATCTGGCCCGTCGTCGTCGCGCCGTCGGCGACCGTGCTGACCGGGATGTCGCCGCTGGCGATCCCGTCGACGAGCGTCGTGCTCGTCCCGGCAGCGACGACGACCGCCGCCTCGGAACCGGAGACGGCCGCGGCAGCGAGCTGTTCCTGGATGAGGCGTGTCGTCTCGGCCTGCGTGCCGCTGCTCGGGGTCTCGTCGCTCGCGGGCTCGTCCTCGCTCGTGAGGAGGACGAGCATGTCGGCGGGTGCGGCGTCCTCCTGGACGTACGAGACGAGGTCGCCTGCGGCGAGGAGGCCCTGGAGCACGACGGCGTCCGGCGAGTACGCGTCGCCCTGGTTCGCGTCGACCTGCACGAGCGACAGCACGAGCGCCGTCGCGAGGTCGGCATCGACAGACCCGTCGGACGTCTCCGGCAGGTACTGGGCGAGGTTGGCGGCGAGCGACTGCCGGAACTTGGCCTGGCCCTCGCTCGTCCAGGTGTCGGCGAGCTTGACGCGCGCGGTCACGGATCCGCCCCCGGCGGCGACGCGGTCGCTGATCGCGGCGACGGTCTCGTCGCCCGCGGGGTCGAGCTCGACGATCGCGACGCGACGACCGGAGATCGAGCCGGCGACGAGGCTCGGCGCGGTCGCGTCGAGGAAGGCGTCGCGCTGGGAGAGGTCGGCGGCTGCCTCGTCGAGGTCAGCGCGCAGCTGCTCCTTGTCCGCACGCAGGGACTCGACCTGACCGGTGAGCTGGTCGCCGATCGCCTCCTTGAGCGGGCCTGCGCCCAGCACGATGCCCACGGCGAGCGCCAGGAACACCGAGATGAGGGAGACGAGGTGGTAGCGGAAGTCGATCACGGCGTGGGTTCATCCTCGGTCGGTAGCAGCGGGGTTGCGGGTGTGGCGGATCAGGTCTGGTCAGGGTGATGCGAAGAGCCCGAGGAACCAGCTCCAGACGTCGTCCATCCAGGCTCCCGTGAGCCCGAAGAGAGTCTGCCCGGCGGCGGTCGACATGAGCGCGACGACGAGCGCGACGAGGCCCGAGACGACGAGCAGCGTCAGCTGCGCGTTCGAGATCCGCTGGCGGTAGAGGCGCGAGACGCCCTTGGCGTCGACGAGCTTGCCGCCGACGCGCAGCCGCGTGAGGAAGGTCGACGCCATGCCGGAGCGGCCCTTGTCGAGGAACTCGACGAGGGTCACGTGCGTCCCGACGGCGACGATCACGTCGGCGCCCTTGTCGTCGGCGAGGAGCATCGCGATGTCCTCGCTCGTGCCGGTCGCGGGGAACACGACGTGCTTCGCCCCGAGGCGCTCGACGCGCTCGAGGCCGGGCGCCTTGCCGTCGCGGTAGGCGTGCACGACGATCTCGGCGCCGCTCGTGAGGGCCTTGTCCGAGACCGAGTCCATGTCGCCGACGATGATGTCGGGGCGCCAGCCCTCGTCGAGGATCGCGTCGGCGCCGCCGTCGACCCCGATGAGCACGGGGCGGTACTCGCGGATGTACGGGCGCAGCGTCGCGAGGTCCTCGCGGTAGTGGTAGCCGCGGACGACGATGAGGGCCTGACGCCCTTCGAGCTTCGTCGAGATCTCCGGCACGCCGACGCCGTCGAGCAGGAGCTCACGTTCGCGGCGCAGGTAGTCCATCGTGTTCGCGGCGAACGCCTCGAGCTGGGCAGAGAGCCCCTCGCGCGCCTCCGCGAGGCTGGCCTCGACGGTCTCGGCGGTCTGCAGCTCCCCCTCGGCGACGAGGCGACCGCCCTGGAGCACCTGGGCGCCGTCGACCTGGATCCGCTGACCCTCGTTGAGCGCCATGATGTCGGGGCCCAGGTCGTCGATGAGCGGGATGCCCGCCTCGACGATGATCTCGGGGCCGAGGTTCGGGTAGCGGCCCGAGATCGACCTGGACGCGTTGAGGATGGCGGCCGGCTGCGCGGCGACGAGCGCCTCTGCGGCGACGCGGTCGATGTCGAGGTGGTCGATGACCGCGATCTCGCCGGCGCGGAGGCGCTTCGTCAGGTTCTTGGTGCGGGGGTCGACGCGGACAGGGGCGTGGAGCCCCTGCGTCGTCTCGTCGATCCGTCGTCTGCGGGAGGAGAGTTTCATCGAGGTGATCATCCCATGTCGGCGGCGGCGAGGAGCTCTGCGGCGTGGGTGCGCGCGGCGTCGGAGTCCTCCTGGCCGGAAAGCATGCGCGCGAGCTCGGTCACGCGGTCGTCGGACGTGACGACCCTGACGTCGGACTGCGTGACGACGTCACCTCCCGAGCCCGCGGACTTGGTGACGACGAGGTGCTGGTCGGCGTACGCGGCGACCTGGGCGAGGTGCGTGACGACGACGACCTGGGCGGAGCGCGCGAGCGCGGCGAGGCGTCGCCCGACCTCGAGCGCGGCGCGACCGCCGATACCGGCGTCGACCTCGTCGAACACGAACGTCGGCACGGCCCCACCGCGCTCCTCGCGCGCGGCCTGGGCGAGCACGACCTCGATCGCGAGCATGACGCGGGACAGCTCTCCGCCGGAGGCGCCCTTGCCGAGCGGGCTCGCCGGCGCGCCGGGGTGGGGGCGCAGGCTCATGACGACGGCGTCCGCGCCCCAGGGACCGGGCTCGTCAGGCCGGACCTCGACCTCGAGCCGGGCGCCCGCCATGGCGAGCCCGTCGAGCTCGGCCGAGACGAGGTCGGCGAGCCGCTCCCCCACGTCGCGGCGGGTCGCGCTGATCGTCGCGGCACGCTCCGAGAGCTCGGTGTCGATCTCGTCGCGCCGGGTGGCGAGGCCGGCGAGACGTTCGTCGCCCCCTTCGAGGTCGAGCAGCCGCAGGCCTGCCGTCGACGCCCACTCGAGCACGGCGTCGACGTCGGAGCCGTAGCTTCGCGTGAGCTGGCCCAGCTCGGCGCGACGGGCGTTGGCCTCCTCGAGCCGACCGGGGTCGACCGCGAGATCCTGGAGGTACCCGGAGAGGTCGGCAGCGAGCTCGGCGAGCTGGAACCCGACCTCGGCGGCGCGCTCGGCGAGGCGTGCGAGCGTCGGGTCGTGGGCGGCCGCGGCCTCGAGCTCGCGACGCGCGCGGTCCACGAGCGACACGGCGGACGGAGCGTCGCCGGACGCGAAGTCGTCGCCCGCGACGGCGTCGTGCGCGACCGCGGCGCGGGCACGCAGGTCTTCGACGTTGCTCAGCCGCGCGATCTCGGCGTCGAGCTCGGTGTCCTCGTGCGGCTGCGGGTCGACGCGCTCGACCTCGGCGAGGCCGAGGCGGAGCAGCTCGGCCTCGCGTGCGCGGTCGTCGCGCTGAGAGGTGAGGCGGTCGATCTCCTCGACGACGGCGGCCCGCTCGGTCCACAGTGCGTGGTACTCCTCGAGCTCGCGGGCGTGGGCGCTCCCGGCGAAGGCGTCGAGCGCCTCGCGCTGCCTCCGCGGGGAGCGCAGGCGCAGCTGGTCGCTCTGGCCGTGCACCGTGACGAGCTCTTCGGCGAGGTCGGCGAGCACGCTCTGGGGCACGCTGCGCCCGCCGAGGTGCGCGCGCGAGCGGCCGGACGTGATCGTCCGCAGGACGACGAGCGAGCCGTCGTCGTCGAGTGCTCCCCCGGCGTCCTCGACGCGCTCGGCGACGGCGGAGCCTGGTGCGAGGACGAAGCGCCCCTCGGCGAGGGCGCGGTCGGCGCCGACGCGGACGCGCTCGACGTCGGCCTTGCCGCCGAGGAGCAGGTCGAGCCCGGTCAGCAGCATGGTCTTGCCAGCACCCGTCTCGCCGGTGATCGCCGTGAGCCCGGGGGCGAGCGGGATGTGAGCCCGGCTGATCACTCCGAGGTTCTCGATCACGATCTCTTCGAGCACTGTCAGTCCTTCGGGTGGTGCGGGATGACGGGCTGGGAACCGGTACGCGGCGCGCCGCCGCGCCAGCCCACGACCGGGAGGTTGAACTTGCGCACGAGCCTGTCGGTGAACGGTGCGTGGCTCAGCCGCGCGAGCCGCACGGGGTCGGAGCCGCGACGCACCTCGATGCGTGCCCCTGGCGCGACGTCGACCCGACGGCGGCCGTCGAGGGTGAGCACGCCGCCCGACTGCGAGCGCGTGACGATCTCGACCGCGAACGTCGAGCGCGGCCCGACGACGAGGGGCCTCGCGAAGAGCGCGTGCGCGGCGAGCGGGACGAGGAGCATCGCGTCGACGTCGGGCCACACGACAGGCCCGCCGGCCGAGAATGCGTGCGCGGTGGAGCCGGTGGCGGTCGAGACGACGACGCCGTCGCAGCCGAAGGAGGACAGGGGCCGCCCGTCGACCTCGATCGCGACCTCGAGCATGCGCTGCCGGTCGGCCTTCTCGACGGTCGCCTCGTTGAGCGCCCAGCCGACGACGGGCTGCTGGTAGCCGGGCGCGCGCACCTCGACCTCGACGACGCCACGCTCCTCGACCTCGTAGTCGCGTGCCGCGACCCGTTGGACCGCTGCCCGCAGGTCCTCGCGCTCGCTCTCGGCGAGGAAGCCGACGTGGCCGAGATTGACGCCCAGGATGGGGACGGAGGTGCCACGCGTGAGCTCCGCCGCGCGCAGGATGGTCCCGTCGCCCCCGAGCACGACGACGATCTCGGCGTCGGCCGTCTCGGGTCGGTGCGCCCCGGCGAGGTCGCCGTGCGGGGTGGGCAGGTCCTGGTCGTGCAGGACGACCGTGAACCCTGCTGCCGTGAGCTCGTGCATGGCTTCCCGGAGGGCGACGAGCGCCTCGGGCCGGCCGCCGTGGGTCACCACGATCGCGGTCCTGGTCACTGGTCACCTCCGTCCGTCGTCGCGCCGACCACGTAGGCCTGGCGCCCCTCAGAGTCTGCCACCGCGGCGCGCACGGCGGCGGCGCTCCACGCCGGGTCGACGTCGCCGCGACGGGGGCTGAACCAGCAGAAGAACTCGCGGTTGCCGCTCGGCCCGGGCAGCGAGCTCGCCGCGACGGCGACCGGTGGTGCCCCGAGCTCGGTGGCGCAGCGCACGACGTCCAGCACGGCGGAGACGTGCAGGCCAGCGTCACGGACGACGCCGCCTCGGCCGAGGCGCTCGCGCCCGACCTCGAACTGCGGCTTGACCATGAGCAGGAGGTCCGCCGAGGGCGCAGCCGCGCGCAGCGCCGGGAGGACGAGCGTCAGGGAGATGAAGGACAGGTCGGCGACGACGACGTGAACCTCGTCAGGAAGGTCGTCACGTGAGAGCTCGCGCGCGTTGGCGCCCTCCCGGACGACGACGCGCGGGTCGGTACGCAGGGTCGGGTCGAGCTGGTCGTGACCGACGTCGAGGGCCACGACCTGGCGGGCGCCCCGCTCGAGCAGGACCTGCGTGAACCCTCCTGTCGACGCCCCGACGTCGAGGCAGCTCGCACCGTCGACGAGGGGGCGGGGGCACGGCAGGTCGCGCTCGTCGAGCGCGTCGAGCGCGCCGAGCGCGCCTGCGAGCTTGTGCCCGGCGCGCGAGACGTACCTGTCGACGTCACCGGGGAGCAGGCGGAGCGTCGTGGAGTCGTCGACGGGGTGCGAGGCGCGCGTGACGGGCGTGCCGTCCGCGAGGACGCGGCCGTCTCGCACCGCGTGCTGGGCGAGCGTGCGCGAGCGGACGAGCCCGCGCGCGACGAGGGCGACGTCGACGCGCTGGGCGCCTGCGGTCATGTCAGTCCTCGTCCTGCCCGGCGAGGTGCGCCTCGAGGTCGCGGTGGACCTGCTCGACGACCTGGACGTGCTCGACGACCGGGCGCTCGTCCAGACCGTCGAGACGCTCGAGCATGCGGTCGACCTCGGCGTCGCCGGTGCGGCTACCTGGCATGGTCTCCTCCTGTCGGCACTCGGGTGGTCGGGGAACGGCACGTGGCCCTGACGCGGCGTGTGGTTCATGGTGCGTGGCCTGCAGACCGGCCTCACCCAGGTTAGCCCGCTCCCCTGGTACGACGACGCCGCAGCGACGGACGTGTGTCCGAGGCTGCGGCGCCTGTGCCTGGTGGCAGGTGCCTCAGTGGTCGCCGACCGCGAACTCCGGGACGGAGTCAGGGGCGACCGCGCCGGCGCCGGAGTCGACACTGTCCCACGCAGCAGCGCACGCCGCACGGACGATGTCGACGCCGTCCGCGTCGTCGGCGAGCTTCGTGTCGTCGAGCTCGAGACGTCCGTCGACGACCCGGGCGGCCGCGCCGCGGCTGACCCACCAGCCGGACTCGAGCCGCGGCTCGGGGTGCGCGACGAGCAGCGCACGCAGGTCCTCACCGATGAGGTGCGGACGCAGGTGCGGCTCGGCGAGCACGTCGTCGCGCGCGGTGTTGACGCCCGTGAGGACGTGCAGACCGGGGTATCCTCCGGCGCGCGCGCCGGCGAGGTCGGTGTCGAGGCGGTCACCGACGACGAGCACACGCTCGGCGCCGGCGCGCTCGACCGCGAGCTCGTACATCCGCGGCGACGGCTTACCGGCGCTGTCCGGCGTGACGCCGGTCGCGTTGACGACGGCTCCGACGAGCGCGCCGTTTCCGGGCGCGTAACCGCGGGCCGTCGGCAGGGAGAGGTCGAGGTTGCTCGCGACGTACCAGGCGCCGCGCCCGACGGCGTACGCCGCCTCCGCGAGGTCCTTCCAGCCGAGCTCGGGCGCGAAGCCCTGGACGACTGCGTCGGGCTCGTCGTCGGCGGAGCCGACGACCGTGAAGCCCGACGTCGTCACGGCGGTGCGCAGGCCGGCGCCGCCGACGACGAGCACCTTCGCCCCGGGTGCGAGCCGCGTCTCGAGAACCTTGGCCGCGGCCTGGGCCGCGGTCATGACCTCGTCGGGCTGCGTCGGGATGCCGAGCGACGTGAGCTGGTCCGAGACCGACTCGGGCTCTCGCGACGCGTTGTTGGTGACGAAGACGAGCCCGAGCCCGCGCTCGCGCGCGGACGTGAGCCCCTCGGCTGCGTGGTCGATCGGCAGCGGGCCGCGGTAGGCGACGCCGTCGAGGTCCACGAGCGCGAGGTCGTAGGCCTCGGCGAGCGGCCGGTCGGTCCCGATGAGGCCGGCTGCGGTCACTTCTCGTCCTCCGTGCTGTCAGTCTCGGCGTCGTCCTCGGGAGCGTCGCCGCGCTCGTCGGGAGCGACGGCCTCGGCGGTCTGCGTCGCGCCGCTGGTCGGGTCGTCGGCCTCCAGGGCTGCGTCGTCGCTCTCGCCGTCGGCGACCTGTGCGTCGCCCCTCGGGGTGTCGGCCGACGTGTCGGTGTCGTCTCCCTCGGTCGCTGCCGCGTCGTCAGGCGTCTCGGGCTCGGGGACGAGCTCCTCGGTCAGGTCGTAGACGACGACGTCGTCCTCCTCGTCGACCTCGCCGCTCGCGGCGCGGATCTCGTCGGCGGTGAAACCGGCGAGCGCGTGAGCAGCGGCGTCGGGGCGACCGGCGGCCTCGTGGACGAGCGAGCGTGCGACGGCGACGCGCGCCTCGAGGAGGCGTTCCCCGCGCGGGACCTCGATCTGGTCGAGCACCGCGAGTGCGGCGTCGAGCTCGCCGAGGTCGCCGCGGGCGCCGCTGACGACGATCGCGAGCTCGACCTTGGCGGAGGGCTCGAGCGTCTCGGCCTCAGGCGTGGCTGCGAGGGCGATCGCCCGTTCAGGGCGCTCAAGTCCGCGCTCGCAGTCAGCCATGACCGGAAGGTGCTCGGACGACCCGTTGAGCCGACGCACGGTGCGCAGCTCGCGCAGCGCCTCGGCGTAGCGACCCGTGCGGTAGGCCGCGAGGCCTGCGGCCTCGCGGACGATGTCGACGCGCCCGCCGCGGCGGACGGCCTCCTGGGCGTGCTCGTATGCCAGCTCCGGGTCGACGTCGATGAGGCGGGCGACCATGACGAGGTGGCGCCCGACGGCCTCGGCGTTGTCCTTGCTCAGCGTTCGCAGGCGACCGCGAGCGTCGCGGTCGAGCTCGCTGAACGAGACCTCGTCGGGCAGGACAGGCCCGTGGCGCGGGGCGTCGCCCTCAGCGTTGCGCGGGCGGTCGTCACGGGCAGGACGGTTGCTGTGCTCGTGGCGGTCGGGACGCTGCCGCAGACCCGGGCGGTCGTCACGACGGCGGTCGTCGCCGCCCTCGTAGCCGCGCGAGCCTGCACGGTCCGAGGTGCGGGGGCGGTAGTCCCCCGCCGGCGGACGGCCTTCGCGGTGCGCAGGACGACGGTCGTAGCTGGACGGACGACGCTCGCCGCTGGTGGAGCGCTCGTCGCGACGCGCCGCCCCGCTCTCGCTACGGGGGCGCTCGTCCCGACGGTCGGATCCGAAGGAGGGACGCGAACCGTAGGACGGGCGGGAGTCGCGGCCACCACCGCGGGAGCCGCCGAACGATGGGCGCGAACCGTAAGAGCCACGCTCGTCGCGCTGGGTGCGCTCATCGTCGCGGCGGGGCTGACCGCCCCGGAAGCCACGCTCCTCGCGACCTGTGCCGCGATCGTCGCGACGCTCCGCGCCGAACGAGGGACGCGAACCGTAGGACGGACGAGAGTCCCGGCCTCCACCTCGGGGCCGACCGAACGAGGACCGCGCGTCGCGGTCTCCATCGCGCGAGTCGCCGAACGTCGGGCGCGAGTCGCGGTCGTCGCGGCCTGCACCGTAGGACGGGCGCCGGTCACGGCCGGAGTCGCGCGTCGGGCGGGAGTCGCGGTCACCACCGCGGGAGCCGCCGAACGACGGGCGCGAACCGTAAGAGCCACGCTCGTCGCGCTGGGTGCGCTCATCGTCGCGGCGCGGCTGACCGCCCCGGAAGCCACGCTCCTCACGACCCGTCCCGCGATCGTCGCGACGCTCCGCGCCGAACGAAGGACGCGAACCGTAGGACGGACGAGAGTCCCGGCCTCCACCTCGCGGGCCGCCGTAGGAAGGACGCGTGTCACGGTCGTTGCGCGTTGCACCGGAGCGGCGGTCGTCGTTGCGGAAGGACCCACGCTCGTCGCCGCGGTCGTTCGAGCTGGGCCGGGCGTCGCGGCCAGCGCCGTAGCGGCTGCCCTGGTTGTCGTCGCGGCGTGCGTCGCCGTAGCGGGGACCAGAGTCGCGGCGGCCGTAGCTACCGCTGCGCGGTGCTCTGTCGCTGCGCGGTGCTCTGTCGCTGCGCGGTGCTCGGTCGCTGCCGCGGTCGTCGCGGCTGCCTCGGGGTGCGGACGAGGACCGCCTGGGCTGCTCGCCGTCGTCGCGGCGGTTCCTGTCTGGGTTCTCGTTCACGCTGATGCGGTTCCTTCCACGATTGAGTTGCGCTCCATTGTCGCAGAGAACGATGGGGAGCGAGGTGTGACGAATGACGGGCCTTCGCGGCCCCGTTGCCGCGCGGGGGTCCGGCTGGCGGCAAGAAGCGCCGCCGAGCCGGGTCGTGAGACCGGGACAGCGGCCGGCAGGCCGGTGGCCGTCCCTGCATGCGCGCACGCCAAAGGCCCACCCCGTGCGGGGTGGGCCTTTGGTGAATGGTTGTCCGGCGGCGTCCTACTCTCCCACCCCGTCTCCAGGGCAGTACCATCGGCGCTGAGAGGCTTAGCTTCCGGGTTCGGAATGGGACCGGGCGTTTCCCTCTCGCTATGACCGCCGTAACTCTATGGAGATATCCGTCGCTGGTATCTCGGGAACCGCACAGTGGACGCGTAGCACAAAATTAGTTGTTATCAAGTTGTCGGCTCATTAGTACCGGTCAGCTCCATGAGTCTTTGGTCCTCACTTCCACATCCGGCCTATCAACCCAGTGGTCTACTGGGAGCCTCTCACCCGCAAGGGGCGTGGAAACCTCATCTTGAAGCAAGCTTCCCGCTTAGATGCTTTCAGCGGTTATCTCTTCCCAACGTAGCCAACCAGCCATGCTCCTGGCGGAACAACTGGCACACCAGAGGTTAGTCCGTCCCGGTCCTCTCGTACTAGGGACAGGTCTTCTCAAGTTTCCTGCGCGCGCAGCGGATAGGGACCGAACTGTCTCACGACGTTCTAAACCCAGCTCGCGTACCGCTTTAATGGGCGAACAGCCCAACCCTTGGGACCTACTCCAGCCCCAGGATGCGACGAGCCGACATCGAGGTGCCAAACCATGCCGTCGATATGGACTCTTGGGCAAGATCAGCCTGTTATCCCCGGGGTACCTTTTATCCGTTGAGCGACGGCGCTTCCACAAGCCACCGCCGGATCACTAGTTCCGACTTTCGTCCCTGCTCGACCTGTCAGTCTCACAGTCAAGCTCCCTTGTGCACTTGCACTCGACACCTGATTGCCAACCAGGCTGAGGGAACCTTTGAGCGCCTCCGTTACATTTTAGGAGGCAACCGCCCCAGTTAAACTACCCACCAGGCACTGTCCCTGGTCCGGATCACGGACCGAAGTTAGGTATCCAGAGCGACCAGAGTGGTATTTCAACGATGACTCCACCGACACTGGCGTGCCGGCTTCACAGTCTCCCACCTATCCTACACAAGCCGCACCGAACACCAATACCAAGCTATAGTAAAGGTCCCGGGGTCTTTCCGTCCTGCTGCGCGTAACGAGCATCTTTACTCGTAGTGCAATTTCGCCGAGTTCACGGTTGAGACAGCGGGGAAGTCGTTACGCCATTCGTGCAGGTCGGAACTTACCCGACAAGGAATTTCGCTACCTTAGGATGGTTATAGTTACCACCGCCGTTTACTGGGGCTTAAATTCTCAGCTTCGCTCCGAAGAGCTGAC
This genomic window from Flavimobilis soli contains:
- a CDS encoding HAD-IIA family hydrolase yields the protein MTAAGLIGTDRPLAEAYDLALVDLDGVAYRGPLPIDHAAEGLTSARERGLGLVFVTNNASREPESVSDQLTSLGIPTQPDEVMTAAQAAAKVLETRLAPGAKVLVVGGAGLRTAVTTSGFTVVGSADDEPDAVVQGFAPELGWKDLAEAAYAVGRGAWYVASNLDLSLPTARGYAPGNGALVGAVVNATGVTPDSAGKPSPRMYELAVERAGAERVLVVGDRLDTDLAGARAGGYPGLHVLTGVNTARDDVLAEPHLRPHLIGEDLRALLVAHPEPRLESGWWVSRGAAARVVDGRLELDDTKLADDADGVDIVRAACAAAWDSVDSGAGAVAPDSVPEFAVGDH